TTTTGAATGTGCCAACCACGTAATTTTTAAAGACCAAAAAAGGGAACAAGTGAgttaattattctaattaatttCAAATCGAGACCCACATTGTTTCTCTTGTCTTataagttttctttttgttggagTGTGGCTGTTCACTACTGAGAAGCTCATGACATCTTATTGGAAATCTATTCATGTTTGGAATCCGTATGTAATGAGATGTCCACGACGGCATAACTCGTCAACCCCAATATGATTAATGATACTCACTatttttgaaaaagaaagcaaattgAGTCGAAAAAAATTGAACTTTATTTTTTGTGGTTTACCTTTTGTTCtattaattcattcatttgataaataaaaaatgataaaatcactatgataaaaaaattgattattttttgataataaattaaattcaatAACTAAAGAGTTACTCAAATTGGTGAAAAAGTTACATTTTAGTGataaactactataaaataaaaagtatagaTTTTAATATAGACACGTGATTAATAAATTGCCACTCGTATGTAATAAAGCTGTCAGCGACGTCCGTAATTAGTAGCTTCAAAACCTCAATTATCCAATTATAGATAATAAATATCAAATCAATAAGACTATTCAAGTCTGACTAACAGCATGGATAAATCAATGGCAGTTTTAATGAGAAGCACTGTTAATATAAAATAGCTAGTTAAACATTGCATTAGGAAAATGATAATTAACATAGAATTAAGGCTGATAATCATTAATGAAAGAGGCCTGTTCTCGGATATCTGGCATATTATTGAAGGGAAGGACACTCCCCTCATTGGACCCTCCTCCTCCGGGCAGAACTGAATAGGTTGGGTTATTTCTAGACTTTAACTGCTTTGATCAACCGAGCTTGTCGTCTCGAATTTTCTCCAAAGTCGTTAAGAGTTAGGAAATCTTTGTCAGGATTAAGCCCACATTCTCTCTCGACAAGTGCGACTAAAACATGCAAATTTAACTCTACGTCGATAGGCCTTAGAATGACGATTTCTATATAAGACACACAGTGGAATAAGGACAAAGGCTAAAAGGATTGCAGCACCAAGAACTCCAAAGACAGGAGTCATCAGACTGACCGTATCTCTTATTTTCTctaaaaattacaaacaaaagaCAATATACGAGTCATTGAAAAGTCATATTTAGTGCTTTCAACAATGCATCCGTCAGACTGGAAAACACAACTAAACGTGCCAGTAATGGGATCTTTTGCGTCGAACAAAAACCGAAGAGTACTAAAagtaacacaaatacacagaccaAGTGTATGTTGCTACATCAACTGTTGCAATTACGTTCTTTACTGGTTTTGATAAGACATTTCCATCCATAACCCACCACATTTTTACATCACCTTTTCCAAGAAAGTTAACTGTAGCATTCAATGTGGCTCCAGATTCAGACCCAACTCCGTATCTGGGCAAATCAAGAGAGAAAAATGGGGGTTCTAAGTTTAAGATGAAAAGACAACCGACATATTCCACATAAGAAGAAGTCATTTGAGTCCCAAAACTGCTATCTATGATAACTTGAACATTCCCATTAAGGGTCTTTGATGCAGTAAAGGTAAGAGTTTTCTTATCACTgctaaatttaaacaaaaatccaTCTTAATCTAAGACAAATAGAAAAACCTTGAATTTTCCTTCCATTTAAGTACCAAGTAACAGTTATTGAGGGAACTTCAACTCCAGGATCATAATCAAATGAAAGAATGCAGTTAGCTCCACATTTACTGCAATCTGAGAGTGGCTTAGTAATTTTTGGAGGTGCTAAACATAACCACATTAACAGTACATGGAAACACCATCGTAAATTTGACTTTTGAAGACGGGTTTGTTTTGAATGCACATGAAAATTCGTGTCTTCCTTGATACTGATAAAAATTTTTAACAGGCTGGCCAGTCGAGTCGTACAAAACGATATCACTAAGAAACTCTTAAAAAATAAGAATACGTTCTAATAGGCAAACAAATTTCGGGAATATTTGGTATTTGATTGATAAATTCATAGTTGTTATAAGAATATTGATAGTAGTAAATAACATCATTTTCTTTTGGATACATAATCCTATTATTCGGTCCCATACAGTTGGGGGATGCTagtgaaatatacaaaaataatatacaggAAACATAATTTAAACTAAAAACCACATTATGGCTAAAAATTCTACAGTTCATATCGTAAATGGTTTTTCCAAATTTCCCAATGTAAAgagtatctaaaaataaaatcccAATAAAACCGTAAATCAAACGGGCTTCGAATCCAGGATTACAAAAAACTTCCGCACTCCGCCAAAAAACAAAGGGAGCCGCAGAATCCGAAACAGCGAACACCCGCAGAGTGAAATAGTCGTCGAGACAAACATCGATCTTTTGCCGATAGGAGTGTAGGAAAGTTAACTCTAAAATAATAGCCAATTTTAATCAACCGGGGAAATAGATAGGATACGGTGCTTCAGTAAAACAGGGATTATTGTTAGTATACATGCCACATTGGGGTCTTTCATTTGGTGCGAATGGTTTCACGGTAGATAAATCTATCAGGGCAGTGCTGGCATCATTTGTGTACGTTGTCGGTAATGTGTTAGACCATGATTTCGAACTGCTAATAAGAAAATGGGCTGACCTTGAGGTAAGTACATTTGGAGAGCAGTTCACGGTGATATTATTAGGCCAAGAGAGTTTATATTCTTGTCCATTGTAATACATAGCCATAAAGCTGCGTGATTGAACTAATTTTCCTGGGTTTGATGCGATGGAATATCGTGGGCACTGAGAAAGGGTATATGCTATTAAAATTGGTAGAATCCACATTCTTTTTGGAATAAACTTATATGAAATAGGAGTAAGCTGATAAGAGTGTTATGGCAATTAactatcaatttatatttatttatttgattgagGTTTAcccaataattttttaataaaatataacatttaaaaataaaataattaattaaacaaaaatcacatatcaatagaataagaaaaacaaaaattgaaacaaattcaaatttttaaaagttattttaccaaCGTTTTTTGCCTATCACACATATATTAGACGTGATACATCAAAATTATAATTGCGAAATATACTTTTCGATTACTCAATGATTGTAAACGAACGGTTTTAATTGATTTACTTAATAATCATTCAATATAAACAAGAAATCGATTTAAACCTAAAACagactttttaaatatattgtaattcccTTGAAAGAATAgtcgattttttaatttttatttgatcTATAAAAACGAATTAAATTGCGGAATTATCAGTCTTATTGGTACTTGAACCTGTAAAAGAGAGTATTATAAAATTGACTTTGAagttatttagaaatattaatcatCAATTATTACTCACAAAATGACTATTTATCAAAGCGATTTCACTCAATTTTGGAACCTATTGATACCTTTTGTCAAATTCTAAAAGAAGGATGCTCAGAAAACTATGGAGGCTATTAGGTGCTGTCATTTTATAAGCCTTAATTGACATTTTAGATCATGATATCGGTATGGTTTATCTAATTCGTCAGTACGAGGTTTCTTTGTTTAAATTACTTTATTGTGTATTTTTGTTATccagataaaataaatagtataattaattttaaataaactaaatataatataaatgaacaaTGTGCTTAATGTAAAATTGAGTGTATCCAAAAATGATGATTTATGTTTCTCAATGTTACAAATTCAAATAATCCCCCTTAGAAACAATCCAAACGGTTCCAGTGTCTACACAGGGAGTGTGGAATGCAGTAAACATTACTTGGTTTCCTCTTTTTCCGAACCAGTGACATTCCTCCAATGGACTGATCATGGACTTGTAATCCTTACAGAATCTGTCCTCAGTTTATGGCATTCACAAGTACTACTCTTTTTTGTACATTTAGGAGGATTATCTTAACGAATGgcagtgtttttgttgttatcgtCACAATGGAAATGCTCTCTGTGTCGATGCCCTGCCTGAATcccctctctgtgtgtgtcttgctTTCCGATTTAAAGTTAAGTTTCTAATTTATCAAGATTCTTATTATAAGGACGGGAAGGGATTTTGTGGAGGGCGACAAGGCGGTTATCCATCGACTTGAAATGCCTCGTTTTTATTTCACTAAAGCTCCACAAGTGTTGTTTAAAACTATCGAACAAGTTTATTTGCTTACTTTAACCCCACAAGACATTACTGTATGTTTATAAAATGATTTgtaggtttgtgagtggattaaaGATGTATGTACTGTGTCTAAAGTCAGGGAGTGTTCTCAAATAgtccattttcatatattttctaatcAAAATGAAGTCAATATGGTCACAATTACTGCTAAAATTAACATAAATGTTGATTTGAGGAGAAAAGATGGTCTTTTTTCGTGGATTAAAATAAAATCTGTCGAGCTTGGGCAAGATTTTGGCAATCGTTTTGTGGGAATGGATGGACAAGTGGCTGTTCTGTCCACTAAACAGTGTCATCTGATCAATTTCGCTGACAGTTCCTATCAAACTCTCCAACTTGAGCACGTtattggaaattaattaaaattaggtCCCACTTGCGGTTTATAGAACTAAGAGCGGAGATTTGCTAGTTATGGACGATTCATTGATAGTCCGACGACTGGGAACTGCCAGTATTCGTCCTGATTCTACTGAAATGGTAAAGTCAGTTCTCAATACGTGTTCTGTTATCCTAAATGGGAGTATTGAGGTTTGTTTTTGAATACTCGAATGGAAGGGAGGACGTGTTTGTGTTGAAAAATACGAGCAAATGCGTCCTCTTTTGGTGTGGACGACACATCTGGTTAGTCTACTGGTAATGCAGATTTACATGCGGGCTGTCGGAATTCAAGATTCGTCCGTTTTCCAAGCGGATTGTGCATTCATAAACAACCTCAGGACTTGTTTGGTCCACGTCAAATCGTGGCAGACTCAACATTCTTTTCGTCCTTCACTTCTCAACAACACTGACTGGGTTGATCGCTGTCATACTCTCATATGTTTTCTTCACAATTCTTTAATCAAAAAACAAGGTGGTTCGTTCGAAGATTTGCTTTCTGAGTCAGATTTGGGTGAAGAATGTagaaatattttgcaaatatCACGAATCCCTTCTTTTCATTCAACGAATATTTCAAAAAAAGATTTTTCTAATGCTTCCAAATTGCAAGAATCTGCTGCTCTCAGACCAGCAGATAACTTTGGGGatgactcaaagacacacagctACAGACAATGTTCTCGATGTCCTCTCACATCGGACATTAACCAGTGGCCGTTACTTACTCTTATTGGTGCTGAGATGAGATGTTTATGCGGCGGAGCGTGGGTTCGTAAATATAACGATTCTTAATATTCATTCtctattttgtattaaaataactcaaaaaaaCACTTTTTGACATTAAGAAGTATTTTATAaaggatatttttaaaatataaaaacttggaAATTTTTACAAACCATGTCAAATGCTATCTTAAATtaacttttataaaaagaaagtacTATTTTTAAAGATCTATATAACCTTACTTTACattaattaaatcaaataaataatttttcacaattcATCCATGAAACTGTACCTCGAATGGGAAGGAGCCAAATTCTTGAATTTTGACTCAGAAACAACAGAATTTGTAATTTTCTCAGTTTCTTTAGTTTCAAAAACATTTTCGCTTTCCGCGTCCTTAGAAACGTCAAAATTATGAAACTTCTTGTGCAGTTTCCCACTAAAAAAATCATTCGCATATCCGACAAACTCCGCCATATTCGACCtaaaaaacatcaaaaaacacAAACTTAAACGAAAGAACAATGTCCCCTGTAAACAGAAACATGTGAGCCAAACTGTCGATTACAAAGAGAGGACAATTATCACTGCTTCGTCCCAAATAATTCAACGGGTGATCAAAAATATCGCAATCCACGTGAACAAACACAACTTTGTCCTCAACTTGGTGGAGAAGAGAGTCAATTTGTATTTTATAGAGTTCGACTGACTCTGTGTCTTCTTTCTTGTGGAATAAAACAAACAAAGGCTTTCCTTCGTCAGTGATTTCCTTCAATTTTATCACAATAAAAAACCTCCGCGTTTTGGAATGTCATTTCACGGAGTTTTTCGTGTGTCACTTGCCTTATCCACTGCCCTACACGCACATAGTCGTCAAAATCGCCAGAATAGTACATCCAAGTGTTCTAGGACATGACAACGACCATTACATCGACAGATCTATAATAACGAAGACTCTCTCCGTTGTGCATTTCCTTCTCAAGACTAAGATCACTATAAAACACGGAAAACTCAATTCCGACGTAAATTTGACTGAAATGTCCACAAAATAAGACAAGTTGGTCAATCGGAGATTTCGAAAAAAATCCAATGAGAAAATTTGTGccattttgtttcaaaatttcgAGTTCTTCGTAAGAAGTGACTCGTATGCTCTTATCTTTCAGATTGTCGGAAATCCAGTTTAAAATACTTTCTGGAGACCGATCTCCGCGATATTCCTTTATGCGTTGTCCATGTGAATACAAAATAGTTGTCggatattttctaattttgtgaTTAGTAcataaatttactaaaattacaaaaaatgtattttactGTTTTCTGTACATTCGATGGCTGTAATACTGACTTGTTTAAGGTCCTTTAGTTGTGTATAAATGAAAGATACCGTTTTTTGACCGACTTGTTCGGCTACATTTGATATCACCAACTTCATGTGTTGGGAGAAGGGACACCAATTCGTGTGATAAGTGAGGAGGACAAAATTGTTATTATCTACATATGTGATTTATAATTTGTCAGACTTAGATGCTCGTTTATACTTTCTTCGTTAATTTCTATCAAATTACTTGTGAAAATTTCCTTTGATAGTATAAATGATGAAATAAGATTATACCAGTAAAAACCACACAAAAAAAAGCATACGATCCTGGAAGCGATTAgagtttttataattaattaaataatttttatttattatttttttaagaattataaattttatttgttaatcTTAAAATTTAATCTGACTTTTACTTCCTATATTTCTAAAGTAGGCAAGTAGCTACAGTCCCGTGCAATGAAAAGAGGCCACCTaaagaatatttctaaaaatagaaatactcaAAAATTAAAGtatgaaattttctaaaaaattcaACAAACTCTTTTTCTTCGTCTTAATTATCCataaaaaactaaatataaaagttatttttcattataatgccaattttatttaatttattaaatttgacCATTTCTGGGTCATGCAATGAAAAGAGgccactttatttatttactaactttaaatcaaaaaacaaactttaaatCAAACTTCCTTTACAATTATAGACTGAATATATTCTTCTGGGCATCGAATTATATAATTCCCTAATAAAACTGTCATCAATTGCCTCCCATTTCTCTTTCGTAATTTTCCATAAGTCCTGTACTGTTTCAGGGACTTTTAATCGTATTTTTGACTTTAGCAAACACCAAACATGCTCAATTATATTGAGATCCGGTGATTAACTTGGCCAATTTTCTATTATAGTAATGCCACTGTTATTTAAAAAATCTCTTGTAGATTTAGATGTGTGGCAAGTTGCGCCATCTTGCTGAAATTTGTAATTTGATGTATATAAATCATTTAATCCTTCAGATATAATAGATTGATAACGTGCAGAATTTAGTTTTTCATTGcataatattaaaattcttttgcCATCAAATCGTATCGCTCCCCATACCGTTATGCTAGGGGCAAATTTGACGGTTTCTGaagtgtattttttttcatatctcaTTGAAGGTGGTCTTCTGACATATTCTCTTGAATTGAAGAGCTGAATTCGACATTCGTCCGAAAAAATCACAAATTCCCAGGCCATATTAAACATCGACTGACACCAATATTTTCGAGCCATCATATGTCAACACGTAAGTCAAGGTTTTTTGGCAGCAATCCTCCCGAATAAATTATACCTCCTCAATGTACGTCTAACTGTATCTATAATCACGGAATTATCAatattgatcgattttttgagTTCAGAAGCTGTTTTCTTGGGATATTTTTTCGATGTCCTGACAAGAATCCTTTCATTTCTAGGAGATAATTTCCTCTTCGCTCCAGTGTGAATACGGCCAAAATAGCCAAAACCAGATATGTAGCGTTGAAATATTTTTTGGATCGCACATCGAGAGATTTTAAGTTTTTTTGATACTTGTCGCTGACTCATTCCATTTTTCAAAAAACTAATAACTTTTTGACGATTTTCAAAAGATACACGAGGCATGAAATAGAATTAACACGTTTTAGTTAGATTTAAATggatatttaacaaaaataatgtaattaaatctaaatatattttaaaaaaataaagtggcCTCTTTTCATTGCACGGGACTGTATTTTAAGGATATTTAAAAACTAACTTATCTAATTATTTGTcgtattttaaaaatgtttttttcaattttaataaaattgaataattaaaCTACTTTTGTGTTAAGATGGCTAACaatgaaatgtaataaaattattatagatAAAAATTACTAATGAACATtgccttttttatttttccactttTATGTTTTGGCTATAATgttattctgtttatttaaatttcacaCAGACAGAGCCTTTAATATTAACGGATTATATAAATTCTGGAAAAATTGCAATAGGGAAAGAAATGAGCAAAGTAGACTCATTTCTTGGTGAAATCGAAAGCTATTCCGGTTTTTTCAGAGTCAGTGATGATTGTGTTCGAAATATGTTTTTTTGGTATTTTCCTGCACAAGTAAgacatttttaaagattattagAATGGAAATACTTCTGCGCCTTTGTTAGTTTGGCTCCAGGGTGGTCCAGGGGCTGCTTCATTGTACGGACTTTTTGTAGAAAATGGTCCTTATTATTTGGACTCGGACAATAACAGTGCCATCTTTTATTAGTTTTTAGTCCAAATAAGAATGCTTTCATGGACTAATGAATATCATGTTGTGTACATCGATAATCCAGTTTATTAGATTTTTGAGATTTTAGGTCGGAGTTGGATTTAGTTTTTCTGAAAGTGAATGTTATCTTACAACCGAAGAACAAGTTGGTAATTATTTATCAGAGTAATTTATCAGAATTAATTTGATTAGATTAATGAGACaattttatgtaatatttacTAATTTGCGATCAAACCCACTTTACATCACAGGAGAGTCTTATGCAGGTAAATATGTCCCGGCCATGGTGTATGCAATTGACCAATACAACCAAAATAACCCCACACCAATCAACCTTGTCGGAATGGCTATTGGAGATGGCCTTTGTGATCCTTATAATGTTAAATTCGAATTAACAATATAGATGATGAACTATGGGACATATTTATACAACATTGGACTCATTTTTGACAATCAAGTAGAATTTTTCGACAATTATAGCAATTTAATTCGAGAAAATATTGAACAAGGCAATTACTTGCAAGCTAGCAAAGTACATTTGACTGTTAAATCACAAGTATTTTGACTTGACTAAAGACTTAATTCGGAATAAAACTGGGCTTACGAATATTTACAATTTCTACTCTGACGAGGTTtgtttgaaattaaaacaaattatttataaGGAAATTCCGTACAATTTCCAAGACTTTGTGAATAATAATTCATATAAACTCAACGCAGGGAACAGGACATTTTATGATTATTCGATGGCTCCACGAATGGCACTCTATGAAGACAGAACAAAGTCAATGGCCTCTACAGTGACTTATATTCTTAATGCAGGCTATAAAGTACTTTTATGTGATTTTCATAACATAGACTCTTTTTTTCTCTGGACAATTAGACATAATTGTGCCCTTCCAAATGACTTCAGCATTCTTGAGAAATTTAGAATGGGAgggcaaagaaaatttttttcgtGCTTCGCAGCAACGTTGGTATTCAAAAACTGGAAGAGTAAACGGCTATTACTTATCTTCTCAAAATTTGATGCAGTTAGTTGTCAGAAACGCTGGACACATGGTTCCTATGGATCAGCCTGAAGCGGCATTGGAAATGTTGAGGTTATTTATTTacgaattttaattaattttctgcaCTTTGGTATTTTTGGACAATTTTACTAACTTTCAAATAATCTCTtactttgattttaattattataaatataatttactcaAAAACCAGAAATATTTGATTAACAAATCTAGAGAATGCAATCTTGAGTATTTACGATATCATTCTCAATTTGctgatatatttaatttatcaaagcCAAAGTTTCTCAAAATTgattataaaaaattaaattcgaAAAATATAAGTTTTATTATGAACATCACCAATCTAAATACTCAGTAATGACACCGAGAAACGTGTTGCACAAATCTTAAGTCATCAAAAATCTTATATAAAGAATTATTTCAAAGAACGAACCTCCTCTACGTTAGAACCAATTTTCCGAGCCAGTTCTCTTCTTTCGTACAAATCCAAAAAAATAAATTCATCCAAAAGCTGTTTATCCAACACGTCAGACTTATTACCGAAAGAAGCAACTTTGCAGTGTTGTTTTCTATCCACTAACAATTACACAAAACCGATAAGCGGCTGGATTCAGATTTGCATTATGAGACACACTCCCACACAACAGATTCTGCAAAATACGAAGACGTTTGAATATTTTCTCGTCTAAAGGCACCAAACATCCAATTCCTCCATCGTTATTTACTAAGCGATGACTCGAACGATTACTCATGTATGTAATCTGGGGCTGGTTTTGACTTTCCTGGGCCATTCTCCACATGCAAGTAACATTTGAACCAATATGAAAAGACATCTTCAAAGTCAACCACTGACCGCTGCTATTCTCCAAACAAACTACAAATTACAAACCAGAAAACCTTCAGGTCGATAATCCAAAACATTAACATGTTT
This is a stretch of genomic DNA from Octopus sinensis unplaced genomic scaffold, ASM634580v1 Contig12060, whole genome shotgun sequence. It encodes these proteins:
- the LOC115229170 gene encoding probable serine carboxypeptidase CPVL, producing MDDSLIVRRLGTASIRPDSTEMVKSVLNTCSVILNGSIETEPLILTDYINSGKIAIGKEMSKVDSFLGEIESYSGFFRVSDDCVRNMFFWYFPAQVRPAPLLVWLQGGPGAASLYGLFVENGPYYLDSDNNNFRSELDLVFLKVNVILQPKNKLMRQFYVIFTNLRSNPLYITGESYAGKYVPAMVYAIDQYNQNNPTPINLVGMAIGDGLCDPYNTLFFSGQLDIIVPFQMTSAFLRNLEWEGKENFFRASQQRWYSKTGRVNGYYLSSQNLMQLVVRNAGHMVPMDQPEAALEMLRLFIYEF